Proteins encoded by one window of Paenibacillus sp. DCT19:
- a CDS encoding cache and HAMP domain-containing protein yields MANSTIDIVINAKRNHIEFYADKLTGMKGQEDAETSMVNELKDYAGQNKDIIMIGLGTEEGAFLKSSDLNMPEGYDPRTRPWYIEAMGNPDEVIVSDPYTSAETNEVTITIAKALRDRSGVVELDLDLTDISSLVSGIKVGEQGYMILLDSSKKYIYHPTLSAGADATEDMWTQVYENKSGQFNYTFGQDEKIMYFDTNASTEWKVAGTMYSSEIDTAAAPILQRMMIIISACLIVGCVIILLVMRSIVRPIRRLKDQAIQVSEGTLPRRLLVQVMMRSAS; encoded by the coding sequence TTGGCGAATTCGACCATTGATATTGTAATAAATGCGAAGCGTAATCACATTGAATTCTATGCAGATAAGCTTACCGGAATGAAGGGTCAAGAAGATGCGGAGACATCGATGGTTAACGAATTGAAAGACTATGCGGGTCAGAATAAAGATATTATTATGATCGGCTTGGGGACAGAGGAAGGCGCCTTCCTAAAGTCATCTGATCTGAACATGCCAGAGGGCTACGATCCAAGAACAAGACCATGGTATATCGAAGCGATGGGAAACCCGGATGAAGTCATTGTAAGTGATCCGTATACTTCTGCTGAAACAAATGAGGTTACCATCACCATTGCAAAGGCGCTTCGTGACAGATCTGGTGTGGTTGAGTTGGATCTGGATTTGACTGACATTAGTAGTTTAGTTAGCGGGATTAAGGTGGGAGAACAGGGATATATGATTTTGCTGGATAGCAGTAAAAAGTATATTTATCATCCAACTCTGTCTGCTGGAGCAGATGCCACAGAAGATATGTGGACACAAGTGTATGAGAATAAGTCGGGGCAATTCAACTATACTTTTGGTCAAGATGAGAAAATTATGTACTTCGATACCAATGCATCAACAGAGTGGAAAGTGGCTGGAACGATGTATTCCTCTGAAATCGATACTGCGGCTGCCCCTATTTTGCAGCGTATGATGATTATTATTTCAGCTTGTCTTATCGTGGGCTGTGTCATTATCTTGCTGGTGATGCGTTCTATCGTTCGACCGATTCGCCGTCTGAAAGACCAAGCGATCCAAGTGAGTGAGGGGACCTTACCCAGACGATTGTTAGTACAAGTCATGATGAGATCGGCGAGCTGA
- a CDS encoding methyl-accepting chemotaxis protein, whose translation MQSNLRLLIQNVEKSASEVVASSEEMTQSAESTSAASEQVARAIQEIAGGAERQTSGIEHNHGAMNEMTVGITRISESSMRVADLAKNTTIQAEEGGEAVKQTVSQMHSIQNTVAETNQLIQALHERSNQISAITELIGNIAKQTNLLALNASIEAARAGEHGNGFAVVAGEVRVLAEQSQQSVSEITALTNAVQEDMAASVRMMAKVTTEVGDGMIISTEAIQKFEYILSSMRDTTPQIEEIAATSQEITAGVQEVAAISRELAGIASANAATSEEVAASSEEQLAAMEEISSSARSLTSMAEHLQGLIQKFKY comes from the coding sequence ATGCAGAGTAATCTACGATTGTTGATTCAAAATGTCGAGAAAAGCGCAAGCGAGGTTGTTGCTTCCTCAGAGGAAATGACACAGAGTGCAGAATCGACCAGTGCAGCCAGTGAGCAGGTTGCACGAGCCATTCAGGAAATTGCGGGCGGTGCAGAGAGACAGACCAGTGGCATCGAACATAATCATGGAGCGATGAACGAAATGACGGTAGGCATTACTCGTATCTCAGAAAGCTCTATGCGAGTCGCCGATTTAGCGAAGAATACAACAATTCAAGCGGAAGAAGGCGGAGAAGCGGTCAAACAGACCGTTAGCCAGATGCATTCCATTCAGAACACCGTAGCAGAGACGAATCAACTGATTCAGGCATTACATGAACGTTCTAACCAGATTTCTGCGATTACAGAACTGATCGGTAATATAGCGAAGCAGACAAATCTGCTTGCTCTTAATGCATCAATTGAAGCTGCTCGTGCAGGCGAGCATGGTAACGGTTTTGCCGTTGTAGCGGGTGAAGTACGCGTGTTGGCTGAACAATCCCAACAATCCGTGAGTGAGATCACCGCCCTCACCAATGCGGTTCAGGAGGATATGGCTGCCTCAGTTCGCATGATGGCAAAGGTAACAACAGAGGTGGGTGATGGCATGATCATCTCAACAGAAGCCATTCAGAAGTTTGAATACATTCTGAGTAGCATGAGAGATACGACACCACAGATTGAAGAGATTGCCGCGACGTCACAGGAGATTACAGCAGGAGTGCAGGAAGTAGCAGCGATCTCTAGAGAGTTGGCAGGCATTGCGTCAGCTAATGCGGCAACGTCCGAAGAAGTTGCGGCCTCGTCAGAGGAGCAGCTAGCAGCGATGGAGGAGATTTCATCGTCAGCACGCAGCTTAACGTCTATGGCGGAGCACTTACAAGGTCTCATTCAAAAATTTAAGTATTAA
- a CDS encoding HAMP domain-containing sensor histidine kinase, whose translation MNAVKFTFANTRIRDLDGDLLLRDLVLNITLILIFVFLTHYYTNQTSTKRVSFIVNRMVVGVLYSVLGTALYYFTIQISDGSLLNFRASVYFLAAYFGGSLSAFVTFALMLSLRLAIGVTPQFGNLEFLIIEILFVIVICLIFKYVRHFVLKWICGAVLLNSVYIFTVGEIQSLSLPILSIHLSFQSACILLVSLFLHYLNQNHNYRLLVIQNDREMLEMLRMQTGFAFKIQKRNANFEYVVLEGEMLSRMGLDMKSVMEKNKRGGTSLLPKEKMDFLIAQYERAWQGESLFYEFEYRGHYAIVKIQPLLEDGEVKYIIGHGLDITEHHAVKRRVQESEERYRTLERVSQDWFVGFDAEKRIVSVNQRFLDALQTSKEQVFAQRLENLITIEELENWSLLLQQSLYNQSSQEMELSLRLGEGQLQHYRVHLHPIQMVNSTERIKGVFHDITDQVQRLKADEASQAKSNFLALMSHEIRTPLNGIISFTLLLQRTGLNTMQMEYLNKINSSSQSLLTLVNDILDFSKIEAGMLTIERVPFFLETFFKGIADQAGAAVGYKNIDVIFNTDPDLPLRVLGDPVRLEQILLNLLSNAIKFTEHGHVLVQAELISLDTEQALVRFVVEDTGIGIAPEHMERLFVPFTQGDPSTYRKYGGSGLGLTICYHLVSSLGGTLQVDSVQGEYSRFSFELVLDLADTEENFFLRMYPQLQPMMWRSLKIINDWVKA comes from the coding sequence GTGAATGCAGTCAAGTTCACGTTTGCAAATACCAGAATCCGCGATTTGGACGGTGACCTATTGCTACGCGATCTTGTACTGAATATTACGTTGATTCTGATCTTCGTTTTTCTCACACATTATTATACGAACCAGACGAGTACGAAGCGTGTTTCTTTCATTGTTAATCGAATGGTTGTTGGTGTTCTTTATAGCGTTCTTGGTACGGCTTTGTATTATTTTACGATTCAGATCAGTGATGGTTCATTATTAAACTTTAGAGCAAGTGTGTATTTTTTAGCCGCATATTTTGGAGGAAGTCTTTCTGCGTTTGTCACTTTTGCGTTAATGTTAAGCCTCAGATTAGCTATCGGTGTTACCCCTCAATTCGGTAATTTAGAATTTTTAATTATTGAGATCCTCTTTGTCATCGTTATATGTCTGATCTTCAAGTATGTTAGGCATTTTGTGCTGAAATGGATATGTGGAGCAGTGCTGCTGAACTCGGTGTATATCTTCACTGTAGGTGAAATACAGTCACTGTCTCTGCCCATTTTGAGCATTCATTTGTCATTTCAGAGTGCGTGTATTTTATTAGTTTCGTTATTTTTGCATTATCTTAATCAGAACCATAATTATCGCCTACTCGTTATTCAGAATGATCGGGAAATGCTAGAGATGCTGCGTATGCAGACTGGCTTTGCCTTTAAAATACAGAAGCGAAACGCTAATTTTGAATATGTTGTATTAGAAGGGGAGATGCTCTCCCGCATGGGCTTGGATATGAAAAGCGTAATGGAAAAGAACAAACGTGGAGGAACGAGCCTTCTACCTAAGGAAAAAATGGATTTTCTGATTGCACAATATGAGCGGGCTTGGCAAGGAGAGTCCTTATTCTATGAGTTTGAATATAGGGGTCATTATGCGATTGTGAAGATACAGCCTCTACTGGAAGACGGCGAAGTGAAGTATATAATCGGTCACGGGCTTGATATTACGGAACATCATGCCGTGAAACGAAGAGTTCAAGAGAGTGAAGAGCGTTATCGAACGTTGGAGCGTGTCTCACAGGATTGGTTTGTCGGATTTGATGCGGAGAAACGCATTGTGTCAGTGAATCAGAGGTTTCTCGATGCGCTTCAGACCAGCAAGGAACAGGTCTTCGCACAGCGACTTGAGAACTTGATTACGATTGAAGAGTTGGAGAACTGGTCGTTACTTTTGCAACAATCCTTGTATAATCAGTCTTCTCAAGAGATGGAGCTTAGCCTGAGGCTCGGAGAAGGGCAGTTACAACATTACCGGGTGCACTTACATCCCATTCAGATGGTGAACTCTACAGAGCGAATCAAGGGTGTGTTTCATGATATCACAGATCAGGTTCAACGCTTGAAGGCTGACGAGGCCAGTCAGGCAAAAAGCAATTTTCTCGCATTAATGAGCCACGAGATTCGTACTCCGCTTAACGGCATCATCAGTTTTACATTATTGCTTCAACGTACAGGTCTTAACACCATGCAAATGGAGTATCTGAATAAAATTAATTCGTCTTCCCAATCCCTGCTTACCTTGGTGAATGATATTCTGGATTTTTCCAAAATTGAAGCAGGCATGCTGACCATTGAGAGGGTACCCTTTTTTCTGGAAACCTTCTTCAAAGGCATTGCTGATCAAGCCGGTGCGGCAGTGGGGTACAAAAATATAGATGTCATCTTCAATACAGATCCAGATCTGCCATTGCGTGTGTTGGGTGATCCAGTGCGGCTCGAACAGATTCTGCTGAATTTACTCAGCAATGCGATCAAATTCACAGAGCACGGTCATGTTCTTGTCCAGGCTGAGCTCATATCGCTGGATACAGAGCAAGCGCTTGTTCGGTTTGTTGTAGAGGATACGGGCATCGGTATAGCACCGGAGCACATGGAGCGGTTATTTGTACCCTTCACACAGGGAGATCCATCAACGTACCGAAAATATGGAGGTTCGGGTCTAGGGTTAACCATCTGTTATCATCTCGTGAGCTCATTGGGAGGAACTTTGCAAGTAGACAGTGTACAGGGAGAATATAGTCGTTTTTCCTTCGAGTTGGTACTGGATTTGGCGGATACGGAAGAGAATTTCTTCCTTCGCATGTATCCTCAACTGCAGCCTATGATGTGGCGATCATTGAAGATAATCAACGACTGGGTGAAAGCTTGA
- a CDS encoding response regulator yields MGFEVTLAADGQEVMKRLDEQKWKLIMLDLYMPEMNGFDTARKIRQIRQYDHTPILALTANGLKSDYEKCLEVGMNSILLKPINEQQITEKLTIWINLKGLKEIRGMHVEQAINQMGEKPHILQYALTKFKAEYSLFQKKVEMQLQYHRLDDAIRNVHSLKGVAANLHAEKLLNHVLELETCLVNLSPRADVAAQLERVQQEINMIIASLPW; encoded by the coding sequence ATGGGTTTTGAAGTCACTTTGGCAGCCGATGGACAAGAAGTCATGAAGAGGCTGGATGAACAGAAATGGAAACTCATTATGCTGGATCTGTATATGCCTGAAATGAATGGGTTCGATACAGCACGAAAAATTCGTCAGATTAGGCAGTATGATCATACGCCGATCCTTGCGCTAACGGCAAATGGGTTAAAAAGCGATTATGAGAAATGTCTTGAAGTGGGAATGAATAGCATCTTACTTAAACCCATCAATGAGCAACAAATCACAGAAAAATTAACAATATGGATCAATCTGAAAGGGTTGAAAGAGATTAGAGGTATGCATGTAGAGCAGGCCATTAACCAGATGGGCGAGAAGCCGCATATCTTACAATATGCGCTTACGAAGTTCAAGGCGGAGTATAGTTTATTTCAGAAAAAGGTGGAGATGCAGCTTCAATACCATCGGCTGGATGATGCGATTCGCAATGTTCATTCACTCAAAGGCGTTGCTGCGAACCTGCATGCCGAAAAGTTATTGAACCATGTTCTTGAACTGGAGACATGTTTAGTTAATCTGTCACCTAGAGCCGATGTGGCTGCACAGCTAGAGCGGGTGCAACAAGAGATTAATATGATCATTGCGTCTTTACCATGGTGA
- a CDS encoding response regulator transcription factor, with protein sequence MTKVLIIEDDNMLGDTLSLYLQGEGYDVIRVDNARDGLLQLQALPDIILLDLMLPDLGGKNPCLLIREHTTTPMIVISSLTDISERIRSLSDGADDYVCKPFSMQELKARIEAVLRRTAIHHNSIMSKEQTGISLDLERRTILLNHRKIETTFSEFEIMKLFVLNPGRVYSRYALIEAIRGLDAYINDRTIDVHIAKLRKKIEINPKNPQYIHTIWGVGYKFTP encoded by the coding sequence ATGACCAAAGTGCTTATAATAGAAGACGACAATATGTTAGGTGACACATTATCCCTGTATCTCCAAGGGGAAGGATATGACGTAATTCGTGTCGATAACGCAAGAGATGGTCTTCTACAGCTTCAAGCGCTGCCTGATATCATTCTTCTTGATTTAATGCTCCCCGACCTGGGAGGTAAGAACCCTTGTCTGCTCATTCGAGAGCATACAACTACACCTATGATTGTCATCTCATCGTTAACTGATATCTCTGAACGAATTCGTTCCTTATCCGATGGAGCCGATGACTATGTATGTAAACCCTTTAGTATGCAAGAGCTTAAGGCACGCATAGAAGCTGTGCTACGACGAACGGCTATACATCACAACTCCATCATGTCTAAGGAGCAGACGGGAATCTCTCTTGATTTGGAACGTAGAACGATTCTGCTCAATCATCGGAAGATTGAAACTACATTCTCTGAATTTGAAATTATGAAGCTCTTTGTCCTTAATCCAGGCAGAGTATACAGTCGCTATGCCTTAATTGAAGCCATTCGTGGTTTGGATGCTTATATTAATGATCGTACCATCGATGTTCACATTGCCAAATTACGCAAAAAAATCGAAATCAACCCAAAAAACCCCCAATATATTCACACGATCTGGGGGGTGGGATATAAGTTTACACCATAA
- a CDS encoding helix-turn-helix transcriptional regulator gives MNHDARLQALSSFMKTQRAKISPESVGLPMGTRRRTPGLRREEVAQLAGVSTTWYTWLEQGRDIQVSHSVLDNISTALRLTPDERKYLFSLALEHQAAAHIAEEEPLQISPPLQRILRDLEHCPSIISDRRCYIVGWNDAARHVFIDFDLIPLEQRNMIRLLFERKEFRRLAVNWEHFVSGFLAIFRAYYGQYVEDEWYNLFLDEMMDQYPDFRTLWTQSSVSSAPDVLIEFRHSKAGKMLFDLTSLQIHGSSDLRCSIYTPAADTATEQKLMHLMERDPRILGDSL, from the coding sequence GTGAATCATGACGCTAGGCTTCAAGCTCTATCTTCATTTATGAAAACCCAGCGTGCCAAAATATCGCCAGAATCCGTCGGTCTGCCTATGGGCACTCGGCGAAGAACACCTGGTTTACGGCGGGAAGAAGTAGCTCAACTAGCCGGAGTAAGCACCACTTGGTACACCTGGCTGGAACAGGGACGGGATATTCAGGTATCTCATTCCGTGTTGGATAATATCTCGACGGCTCTCAGGTTAACACCAGATGAACGCAAATATTTGTTTTCGCTAGCATTGGAGCATCAGGCAGCAGCACATATTGCAGAGGAAGAACCACTGCAGATCAGTCCACCATTGCAACGGATTCTCCGTGATCTGGAGCATTGCCCAAGCATCATCTCTGATCGGCGATGTTACATTGTTGGATGGAACGATGCAGCGAGACATGTATTTATTGATTTTGACCTCATTCCACTTGAACAACGCAATATGATTCGACTGTTATTTGAACGTAAGGAGTTCCGTAGACTTGCTGTGAACTGGGAGCATTTTGTTAGCGGGTTTCTGGCGATTTTCCGCGCCTATTATGGTCAGTATGTAGAGGATGAATGGTATAATTTATTTTTGGACGAGATGATGGATCAATATCCAGACTTCCGGACACTGTGGACACAGAGTAGTGTCAGCAGTGCCCCTGACGTTCTCATTGAGTTTAGACATTCTAAGGCAGGCAAGATGTTATTTGACCTTACCTCCTTACAAATTCATGGCAGTTCTGATCTACGCTGTAGCATCTATACACCTGCAGCGGATACAGCTACTGAACAGAAGCTCATGCATCTCATGGAGCGTGATCCGAGAATCCTCGGAGACTCATTATAA
- the fabF gene encoding beta-ketoacyl-ACP synthase II, producing the protein MERVVITGMGIISPLGNEVEPFWNSLVEGKSGISLIDTYDMTQYKSKMAGVVRDFNGEQLFGRKEARRMDRFTQFAVAAAEQALTQSGLDLEKLERERVGVYVGSGIGGIQTLVEQSNLLTERGSGRVSPTLVPMMISNMAASMISMRFGCWGPTLSPVTACSIGNTAIGEAFRLIRHGGADVIFAGGTEAAVTEVALASFANATALSTRNEEVKAASRPFDAGRDGFVMAEGAGIVVVESLSHALARGAHILAEIVGYGASSDAYHMVATHPEGRGAFLAMRAALKDANLNPEDVDVINAHATSTEAGDLSETRAIKKLFGEVAYRIPVTANKSMTGHMLGAAGGAEAISLIQTLRHGVIPPTINQVEPDLECDLDYVPNEAREADVKIGMSNSFGFGGHNAVLVFQKVEA; encoded by the coding sequence ATGGAGCGTGTTGTAATTACAGGAATGGGAATTATCTCTCCTTTGGGGAATGAAGTGGAACCATTTTGGAATAGCCTTGTTGAGGGCAAATCAGGAATTTCACTTATTGATACGTATGACATGACACAATATAAATCTAAAATGGCAGGTGTGGTTCGAGACTTTAATGGGGAGCAGCTATTCGGACGTAAAGAGGCTCGCCGTATGGATCGCTTCACCCAATTTGCCGTTGCAGCAGCAGAACAGGCCTTAACGCAATCGGGTCTGGATCTGGAGAAGCTAGAACGTGAGCGAGTAGGTGTATATGTTGGTTCCGGCATTGGAGGAATCCAGACCTTGGTTGAACAAAGCAACCTGCTTACGGAGCGAGGTTCGGGAAGAGTCAGTCCTACCCTCGTACCGATGATGATCTCGAACATGGCGGCATCGATGATCAGCATGAGATTTGGATGTTGGGGGCCAACGCTCTCGCCAGTGACCGCTTGCTCTATCGGTAATACAGCGATTGGAGAAGCTTTTCGGTTAATTCGACATGGCGGAGCTGACGTCATTTTTGCAGGAGGCACAGAGGCTGCTGTGACTGAGGTTGCATTGGCGAGTTTTGCTAACGCAACGGCATTATCTACGCGTAATGAAGAGGTGAAGGCAGCGAGTCGTCCGTTTGATGCAGGTCGAGATGGCTTCGTGATGGCTGAGGGTGCTGGAATCGTTGTGGTGGAATCACTGTCTCATGCGCTTGCTAGAGGTGCTCATATTCTGGCTGAAATTGTTGGTTATGGCGCGAGTTCAGACGCATACCACATGGTTGCCACCCATCCGGAAGGAAGAGGAGCGTTTTTGGCAATGAGGGCTGCATTGAAGGATGCTAATCTCAACCCCGAGGATGTGGATGTCATCAATGCACATGCAACAAGCACAGAAGCAGGTGATCTTTCCGAGACCCGAGCGATCAAGAAGCTATTCGGCGAAGTAGCTTATCGAATCCCAGTGACTGCGAATAAATCGATGACCGGCCATATGCTCGGTGCGGCTGGTGGTGCGGAAGCGATCTCTCTCATTCAGACGTTGAGACATGGGGTTATTCCACCAACGATTAACCAGGTAGAGCCAGACCTTGAATGTGACTTGGATTATGTTCCTAATGAGGCCAGAGAGGCCGATGTGAAGATCGGGATGTCCAATTCGTTTGGTTTTGGTGGACATAACGCGGTATTAGTGTTTCAAAAGGTTGAGGCTTGA
- a CDS encoding FAD-dependent oxidoreductase, whose protein sequence is MDKKKLVVIGNGMAGVKCIEEIIAIAPDTYDIVIYGNEPRPNYNRIMLSKVLQGEHTVQDIILNDWSWYEQHGIRLHTGETVTRINTQTKDVETASGMTESYDILILATGSSPFIPPIPGVDKERVMSFRTVDDCTRMAQYSKQYGKAAVIGGGLLGLEAARGLLHLGMDAVVVHNAPFIMNRQLDAQAADMLQRELESQGMKFLLSKNTQKIVGRSQAQGLAFTDGSRLDADVVIVAVGIRPNVELARRSGIYTNRAIVVDDFMRTSVQDVYAVGECAEHRGISYGLVAPLFEQGKVLARTLCQQETGAYAGSIPYSQLKVSGVDVFSAGDISGEGMQTAVQMLDGVQGTYKKVLMQAGKVRGAILFGDTTEGTGLLSLVQRGLT, encoded by the coding sequence ATGGATAAAAAGAAGCTGGTGGTCATCGGAAATGGTATGGCTGGCGTGAAGTGTATCGAGGAGATCATCGCCATTGCTCCGGATACGTATGACATTGTGATTTATGGTAATGAGCCAAGGCCTAACTATAACCGGATTATGCTGTCCAAAGTTCTGCAAGGTGAGCATACGGTGCAGGATATCATACTTAACGATTGGAGTTGGTATGAACAGCATGGGATCCGGCTTCATACAGGCGAGACGGTTACTAGAATCAACACGCAGACGAAAGATGTAGAGACGGCATCTGGAATGACGGAATCTTATGACATCCTGATCCTAGCAACAGGTTCATCTCCATTCATTCCACCGATTCCAGGTGTAGATAAAGAGAGAGTGATGTCATTTCGAACAGTGGATGACTGTACGCGTATGGCTCAATACTCGAAACAATACGGCAAGGCCGCTGTTATTGGTGGTGGCTTGCTTGGACTAGAGGCTGCTCGAGGGCTTCTGCATCTTGGCATGGATGCGGTTGTTGTTCATAACGCACCGTTTATTATGAACCGTCAATTGGATGCTCAAGCCGCGGATATGTTACAGCGGGAACTGGAGAGTCAAGGAATGAAGTTCCTTCTATCGAAGAATACGCAGAAAATTGTGGGCAGATCGCAGGCTCAAGGTCTGGCTTTTACGGATGGTTCGAGGCTAGACGCGGATGTGGTGATCGTGGCTGTAGGTATTCGCCCTAATGTTGAATTAGCTAGACGGAGTGGAATATATACCAATCGTGCCATTGTTGTTGATGACTTTATGCGTACCAGTGTTCAAGATGTATACGCGGTGGGTGAATGTGCGGAGCATCGGGGGATCAGTTATGGACTTGTGGCTCCATTATTTGAACAAGGGAAGGTTCTAGCTCGTACGTTATGCCAGCAGGAAACAGGAGCGTATGCAGGCTCAATCCCGTATTCACAACTGAAAGTATCCGGTGTGGATGTCTTCTCCGCAGGTGACATTAGCGGTGAAGGCATGCAGACAGCCGTGCAGATGCTGGATGGTGTTCAGGGAACCTATAAGAAGGTGCTTATGCAAGCAGGCAAGGTTCGAGGCGCTATTTTGTTCGGGGATACGACGGAAGGAACGGGATTACTCAGTCTTGTTCAACGGGGGCTGACGTAG
- a CDS encoding (2Fe-2S)-binding protein, translating to MRPRDGEPDPAEKAAVALPAQDTVCACNNVSKSAIMQAIQEHGLQNADQVKERTKASGSCGGCRPMVVALVKHTHNLQKNGKGASTAVDTQEAQAELAVCGCTTLGHDGLKSAMEEMYREQFSSVGLILDTQRATDWESEKNALLQKLSWETASGCEVCEPVLRYYAQVLTRGATGMDFKPEWGVYGAEQAHGTTVYSDDIMYDALSGSDASGLLTDRLRLAWRGMAMPAPVRIAVAARMGSPLSPVVQDLGLQASPAGWEVYVGGHAEHPVKQGGLLGLAESVEDAVRLGSACLQWYRQTARFDEPMWAWSERLGFMSIRETLLDYQLQGELVNRKNAEMASASYARDVVLSDGRTAVQGQK from the coding sequence TTGCGACCACGTGATGGAGAACCTGATCCGGCGGAAAAAGCGGCTGTAGCATTACCTGCACAAGACACGGTATGTGCTTGCAACAATGTTAGCAAATCGGCGATTATGCAGGCAATTCAAGAGCATGGGTTACAGAATGCCGATCAGGTTAAGGAGCGAACGAAAGCATCAGGCTCATGTGGTGGATGTCGTCCGATGGTCGTAGCTCTGGTGAAGCACACACATAATCTCCAGAAGAACGGTAAAGGTGCGAGTACTGCTGTGGATACCCAAGAGGCTCAGGCGGAGCTAGCGGTATGTGGTTGTACAACACTGGGACATGATGGACTCAAGAGCGCGATGGAAGAGATGTACCGTGAGCAATTTTCTTCAGTTGGGTTAATATTGGATACTCAACGTGCAACCGATTGGGAGTCAGAGAAGAATGCATTGCTGCAAAAACTGAGCTGGGAAACAGCATCGGGATGTGAGGTTTGCGAACCAGTACTTCGTTATTATGCACAAGTACTAACACGCGGAGCTACGGGCATGGACTTTAAACCTGAATGGGGTGTTTACGGGGCAGAGCAAGCTCATGGAACTACGGTGTACAGTGATGACATTATGTATGATGCTCTTTCGGGGTCTGATGCGAGTGGACTCTTGACGGATCGACTTCGCCTGGCATGGAGAGGTATGGCGATGCCTGCTCCAGTTAGGATTGCAGTAGCTGCAAGGATGGGGTCACCTCTTAGTCCTGTTGTTCAAGATCTAGGTCTGCAAGCTTCTCCGGCTGGTTGGGAGGTATATGTTGGCGGGCATGCAGAGCATCCGGTAAAGCAAGGTGGGTTGTTGGGGCTTGCGGAATCGGTGGAGGATGCGGTGAGACTGGGCTCGGCGTGTCTCCAGTGGTATCGCCAGACAGCACGGTTTGACGAACCGATGTGGGCGTGGTCGGAGAGGCTAGGATTCATGTCGATTCGAGAGACGCTGCTGGATTATCAGTTGCAGGGCGAGCTGGTGAACAGAAAGAACGCCGAGATGGCGAGTGCATCATATGCTCGGGACGTAGTTTTATCAGATGGAAGGACGGCTGTGCAAGGTCAGAAATGA